DNA from Fusarium musae strain F31 chromosome 7, whole genome shotgun sequence:
CTTAGATCATCCATGCAGCCTCACATAAAGAACACCTCACCTCTccctcactctcactctcaccaCATCAtaaccctcaccctcacaaACCCGCCATGaagatcctcctccactctCACTTCCCAGCCGGCCATGCCTACCCAATGCAAGCTGTAGCCCAATCCCTCATCCGCCGCGGTCACCAAGTAACATGGCTCACCAGCGCCTCCAACGAAGCCCGCGTCCTCGCCGTAGGCGCAACATTCGTCCCGACAAGCGCCATAGCCATCATCGATGAGCCCCTTATCGCCGCTAATGAGACTGGAATTCTCGACAGGGAGTACTCGCGGCTTCAGATCAGGCTTCTGGCGCAGGTGACGGATTACCGTCGGGTGTTGAGGGACTTTAAAGCAgatgttcttctcgtcgatgTGATGCCGTATGGAGCGAGAGCTTTGTGTGAGCTTGGCGAGGTTCCGGTCTATGCGACGCTGGGGGTGATTCCGATGTACATGTCGAGTTGGGGAGCGCCTCAGGCTGTTTCGGGGGAGGGTCCGGCGACGTCGTGGGTTGGATTGATCTGGAATCATATTCTTCATCTTATTAGCCAGTGGATTCTTCTGCCGTTGCTTTTGAGGCCGATCATAAATGCCCAGAGGAGGGAATTGGGCTTGAAGGACTTGTCGTATGGGGAGCCGATCGAGGCTTTCACTTACAGCCCCTATCTCCACATCCAGGCTTCGTCGCCGTCGCTGGAGTTCAAGTTACTGCCGAAGCCGCCGAAACAGCGGGAGCATACTAAGTTCGTTGGACCGGTAGTTACCCAAGTACCAACCAGTCTTGCCCAGCTACCCCCTGACTGGGATGAGATAGTTGCGCATCCTCGTGTTGTTGGTATTACACAAGGCACTTTAGCCATGGACCCAACATCCTTGATCATACCCGCGATTGAGGCGCTCTCTGATGATCCAGATCTGCTTCTTGTAGTCGCTTCGCCACATGTAGAAGAGATCACATCGAGAATAGGGGAGCCGCCAAATGTGCGCTTCATCAGATGGATACCGTACCATCTCTTCCTCCCACAGCTCTgcctcctcatcaccaacggcGGTTACGGAAGCATAACGCAAGCGCTGTCGCATAAAGTGCCACTGATCTGCGCTGGGCAAACAGAGGATAAGAAGGACACAGCAGCACGGGTCAGCTGGGCAAGAGCAGGCATCGATTTGCAGACGGATAATCCTTCAACGGAACAGGTTCGAACGGCGGCGAGGACGATACTGGACGATCCAGGCTTCGTGGAGAGGGCGGGGCATCTGGGTGACGAACTCAATGAACTTGGCGGCGCGGAACGAGCTTCGGAGCTTTTGGAGGAACTGGTAGAATCTAGAGCAAGATAAAGATCAGCGGTTGTCAAATAGAAGACTTGGAAGAGCGGGAAGGTGGAAGTATTGCCGAGTGGCAGATGGATAGACTTGGTCAAGAGCGGTACGAAAGGAACACGATCACGACCACAGCAAAAGATTTAGAACGAGAGTCGATTCATTGCTAGAGCCTAATAATCCACCAGTCCGGTTCCATAAATccgccgccgatgatgatCATATCATGATAATAACATCCCTTTTTTTGGTTACAGGTGACATGCCCTGTGATTCAGATCTTGGAGAGAGTCAGTAAGCGACGATGACTTTAGAAAATGCACTTCAAGGTTCGAGGTGACTTACCGTAAACATTTCAAAAATGGCTCGTAGAGATCGTACTCGAAATACCGACGTGGGTAGCAGTGCATGGTGCTTTAGAAGACAAAATCGTCCTCGCCCCAAGGCCAGGCGAATGCCATGGGCCAGCGCTCGACGATCAGGGGCCATCCCCAGGCTCGGAAGACGAGAaccaagacgaggatgagaatcCACTCCTGGATGTGGATGGTGATACCGGCGCCGCCGGGAAGGGGGATGTCGATAACGATGACCATGTTGAACAGTTGGAATGAACGGAGACTTGAAGACTGTCTTGCGGTAGACGAAGAAGTAGTGCTTGAAGTGCAGGGGAGCGCTTGGAAGAGCTGAGAAGCAGCAACGAGGTTAGTTTTTACTGTTCAGTGTGTtcaggggaagaagaagaagaatataaagaagaaCATACCAGAACAAACGTTCAAATGCTTGCAGCAGTAGATAAAGTGCAGTCAGAACACGAAAAGTGAAGAAAGTGAAATTGTTTGTGCGGTGGTTGTGGGAGGTAGAAAAAGAGCAGGAGGGGAAGAAGTGGGAGTGTTGCCTTAAGGGTAGTGGGAGGAGCGGGAGCGCGAAGGCGGGCGCCCTCTGAGCGGCCAGTGCGAGAGACAGCAGCACAGAACCTCCGGAACAGATGACCTCGAAGTGCGAGGAAAGTGCACAGAGGGTATTGATGACTTGACGAGACGATTCGACTACGAATATATTGTGTTTTTCGATATCATGGACGAGCTACAACGATCTGGCATTCGAGTGCATCCTTTATACGATTCCCAGGCCCGACACTGGATGAAGCAAGACGGTTTCGGTCTCAAATAGCATGCAATATCAATCAGATAACCCTCAATATGATCTATTCTTCGTATCAAATATTGTATTAGCTGTGTGTTGGTCTGGCGCCGATGTGACTGTCGAGCTGTCGCCCGCGTGTTTTCGTCACCACAATTCCCAATCCCAACACAAGATGAAGCAAGATGATTTAGTCCTCATGTAGTGTACAAAATCCATAATATCATCGTCTACGTAGTAAATATCTTTGTATCTCGCCCTGCGCCATCCCCATGGTGGTTTTGCTACGATGCCACGAGCGGACCACGATGCGAGCGAGCCACCAAGCGCAAAACACAAGATAAAGAGAAGTGCTTAAGTCCTCGAATAGCGTGCCGTATCCATAATATCGTCCTCAATCCAAGAAATACGTCTCATCCCGTCCTGAGTCTGCCATGACTGTGGTTTTGCTACGATGTTCACTGGCGAGCCAAGATACGGGCGAGTCAACAAGGAAACCACGAATGAATTCAAGAGGAACAGCGAAGGAAATAACTTGAAAATGTGATACAGCAGTCTGTAATCAATGCCAAAATATTCACGAGTGACATGATCATCTGGAGAGGCGTATCAGCCTCACTCGAGCAACTGCGCGAGACGTCGAGCCCAACCTCCAGAACAACATCTCACGATATCTCACACAATTTCCACGAGTGCAACGGCCGCCTCTATCGCATCGTACCAACCACTCTACGCACGCAATGCTCCCTTCTACGCGGACATCACAGCATATCATCAAGGCAAACTACAAAGTCAAACAACATCACAACACCACATCAGTCACAGTCAAAGCaagttttcttcttcaagccacaGCATATAGCCATGAACCCAATGAAAAAAGGGTGGTTGCCCATGGGCGAAATCAAAAATTGTCCCAGGCCGCTGCGAGGCGGCTGTGTGGTACTCATCTACTGCCATAAGACACGATGATTCCCAGCCCTCAGGCTTCATGATCCCCGAGAGCCACTGGGTTTGGCTAACAGACCCTAGGAGGCGAACCCCCCGGGGCCTggtatgagaagaagagaaaaagaaaagaggtcTGGCCTGGGAGGAAGGCAGATTTATATACCCAGGATCCCGGGCGGTGAGGGGCCGAGCGATCTGGGAGGGGGCAGTATCCCAGCAGCAGATCAGACGAACCAGCGGGTACGTGCGATCTGACAGCTGGTGACGTGCAGCGAGAAGCTCCGCTGAAAACGGGAAGCAGGGGACCGTTGGGTAGTGGCGCGGGGCGGTTGGACGTTATATCAACGACGAGGCCGGACACTCAGCTGTGATCTTGCGACCACGCACAATATGAAAAACGGCACACCATTTTTGCGAGGATGGGGCATTTTTTAGCTTCCGAGAGATATTTTTGAAGGTATTTTTAATTGTTGTTGTGGTTGCCCTGAGTATTTTCGAGGGTGCGTTTTGAGCCTCATCTACGTCCACCGGGGGTTCTGGGGAGCGGAGGCGTTATTGGGTGGTAGTTTCACCACAACAACAGAGTGAGAGACTTGAGGATGTGACCGCCGGTACTGCATTGCGAGATAATTCATGTCAACATCAGTGATGCAAAAATGAATGAGTGTTCGTAATGTGCATGCATTGAGGATGGTATTGACTACGGACCTATAATATGAAATTACATTATTTACAAGGGTAATGAATGTTCAGAACAAACAACGAAGCGTTAAAATGTATCAAGGAACATCGCACAGTATTTACAAGATGCATGGCCTCGAGGTGGTTGAGAATTCGCAGTGTGGCTTGGCCTGTTCAGAAGAACCAAGCTAGGCTGGGCGAGAAGTCTACCAAAGCTCGGGACGGTTTTGGCCCAAATAACAGCAAGCATCGACTAATATGAATACAAGCACTGAAGGAATTTGAACCGAATTGCCCAAGTTCGGCTTGGAACCGTGCCAGGTCATAAGCTCCCCCCCTTTCATTGGACGAGCTCGTCGAGGCAGATTTCCTCTGCGCTCTGCGTGGTTCCACAGACGAGGGGAATTAAATCGAAGGCTGTGTAAATTATGTGATTGGCTCGAGAGGCTCTCGATATTTTTGCACCTTGAGAACCCACTTGCCAGTGAATCAAGGTCCTCGCTCCCACTCAAGGCTCGGGGCTCTGGTCCTCGCATCGCTGCTATTGTCCCAGGCAAGCTCGAGCTCTACCCACACACAGGATCAGCTGGATCCACTCTTGTTAGTATTTATTCCATCttccctcctcttcgtctctcttcttcttcctccttttctcttcagctccaacaccaacatcttTACCCTCTCCTCCCACCAACATATTTATCCTCCTCCCATCAACATATTTATCCCTCCTCACTCAACTCACTCTACTCTATATACACCATCAGTCCTCATCAACTGGACATACGGCGGCCCCTCTCGCTCCCCAGGGAGTGCCCGAGCCATTCGTGGCTCGGTGACATGGTAAGTTTCACTTTTCCTCTGATCGTCTCATTTCATCTCTTCAACCTTTCTTcactcttcttttcctcatcTGTTCTCTCCCCTTTGTCGCAACCTGTGGTAACTCACACTTGTCCTCAGCCGCCGTCGCCGCAAGgacgccaaggccaaggccgcTCACGAGGAGCGCCTGGCTCATGTTCAAGATCCgaaagatcaagaacaaaCTCAAGATCCGCCGCCGCCTGAAGAAAGACGCAGCAGCCGCCGCGAACGTCACCCACGAGGTGATCGGGCTTGTCAGTCTCGAACGAGTGTGCAAGGTATGTTCTTCTCACACGATATTAGCAGCTCGACTCTGACCCTTTGTAGAATATCCAATGCCTTTGTAGGCGCTGCGCTCGAGATGAACACCTTGGCTGCCAGCATGGGCAACATGTCTGTGCAGCAAGGCCCTCGTGGTGTCGACCGAGGTCGCCACCAGAGTTTCTTCACTCTCAACCCCCCACAGGGCAACCCCTTCGCGGCAGCTGGCGCTGCTAGTATGCCATTTCCATCGAACGTTCAGCATCAGCCCTTCACTTGGCAGTGTTTTAGGCCTCCAGCCCCCCTGTGGCTTTGAGCAGTCTCGGCCGAGTGTGCAAGGTATGTTCTTTTGACACGACACTTGCAGCTCAACTCTGACTCTTCATAGAATATTCATGGACAGCACATTTGCCCTCAGCATTCCCTCTGTATCCGGCAACCTCATTCACCATGGACAaagctgccaagatcaagttcaaggtgCGAAAGTTCTTGGCCAAAATCAAGGTCCGTCGCCTCCTCGCAAAGGATGCCAACGCGGCCGACGTCACATGCTCGCCTCGGGCCCTGGTTGCGTTGGAGTCACAGCTCGTCCGATTGTGCGAGATCTGCACTGTATGTCTTGGTTTGAACGGTGTTCAAGTCAATGCATACAGTGTCGAACTTGCACACTCGGACGAGCTGCGACTCCAACGCAACCGGGACTTTGATGGCTAAGCACAGTtgacacacacacacacacacacacacacaacaCATACTCTCTATCTCTCTTTCACAAACACACACTCTCTCTTCACCACACTCATGGGAATGCCTGGGAGGATTGGCTTGACtgggcttggacttggacttggacaGGATACTTGGATACATTACAGAGCTCAATCAAACACTTGAAACTCATCTTGACTTCTATCTTGATACTCATAAACTCGTGCACTTAGTAAATGATAGTCCGAATGCTTTGTAAATTGCAGTAAAGTTATGATGGCGACCAAGGGTGAGGTAAGAAAATTTGAGACCTTTGTCCTAcgtgataaaaagatttcAGTCACGATTCCACGAAGGTGAGCGGCAAGTATTCGACTGAGCCGTGTACAAGAGGTAAGATCCTTAAATTGAGGGCTTCCCCAGGGAGCGAGAAAGCATAAGACATTGAGAAAAAATAAACCCAGTAAAAactcccctaagcttagactGAATTACCAAAGTCAATGACTACCAGGTCATCTTCCACATCAATCAAATCCCCCATCTGCACCAAAACAACCAAACATTTTCCGCCTACAGGACTGCGAATCTCAATTTCCATCTTACTCGACTCAATACAGACCAGAACATCGCCCTTCTCCACAACAGTCCCTTCTTTCACCATGACCTTGTAACATCGACCTGGCATCGTCGCCTTTACTCGTTCACCATGAAGGCCCGAGCTATCCAGACTCGGGCTGTGCCCATTGACAACAGATTCCACTTGATACGGAAGAAGCAATTCATCGACAAAGGGCGCGTTGGAAATGGCCCTTGCTTGTTGGTCCGCGGCGGCGGCGATGTCTTCTTTGTTCGTCGTAAGCCACATTTCGTActgttcaagatcaagaacaccATCGCTGATCTGAACAAGCTCAGACCTCGGTGTTCCGTCCAGCGCCGCTTCAGTGACGGGATAAAACGTAATCCTATCAAAGCGCCGAAAGAACCAAGCCTCAGTATCAACAAAGTCAGCATCCCAGATCTCAACGGTTCTCCCAACAAGCTGATAACCGCCAGGCGAATCCGTTGCGTAGATACACATATACTGCCCCCCGATACCAACAGCGCCACGAGGTGTGAAAGAGCGCGAAGGATTGTACTTTGTTCCAAACAAGCGGTCACGCGGGTCCAAGGGGATCGCACACGGTGAGCCCATGAACACATCACCCAGACCGAGGACTACGAACTCCGCGGCGCCCAGAACTTTGGTCAGATCAGAGATACCGTTCAGCTTTTGGAGGAAGTCGATGTTGCTGGGAAGCCAGGGAGCGTTGGGGCGGATTGTTGCTGTGTATCGCTCGATAGCGGCTCGGCTGACACTATCATCGAATGCGATGGGGAGACAAACGCTCCTTGAGGGGACTTGGGAAAGGACTTTGTACGAGCGAATATGGTCTGCCAAGCGTGACAGCATTAGATCTGGGGACAGACAGCGAGTATAGGTGACGTGGAGGCTGAAGACGCCAGGAGTGAGTTCTTCAACGCCGGTGATGGGATTCTTCTCATGGTTCTCACAGAACGCTGATATCTCGAAGTTGTGACGAAGGTTGAAGGCGAAAGCATCACCGAATTCTAACAGAAATGCCCGATCACCGGCTTGACGAATAGTAATCCTTTGACCGTCATGATCGATAGCACCCACGGCGGCGGGAATGCTTCCCAACTTCTGGGCCAGAGACACTTCATCAAATGGAACGCAGTCTAAAGCCTCAAGAGGTGAGAGcttctcaatggcttcatcaagcttccTCTCTAACCCAATCGCAGTCGCAACATCAATAGGGTCGAATCGAATAGTATCCCCAGGCCGAACCTGCCCCATCTTCCACAGATCCGCAGAGCACACTACACACAGCACCACGAATCCACCGAGACTCGGACCATCGCAACCCAgaacaacagcttcatcCCCAGTGAAACTCACACTACCTATCGAGTAAGGAGCATCATGGATGTTTGAAGGATGCAAGCCTGCTTCACCTCCGCTTCTGCGAGACCATTCTGGTTGAGGGCCAGTGAGACGAACACCAAGGCGGTTACTGTTGTGGTGAACCTTCCAGTTGCTGAGGTACAACGCCTTAACGCTTTCAGGGGTGAAATAGTCTGGAGCTCCGTGGGGGCCGGGGATGACTCTAACGGTCCAAGAAGCCTTGGGGTGAGTTGGCACAGGCACTGGTGATATAGCTTGAGCTTCACTGACCAAGGGATCTGCAGGACCAATGGCGAGTATATCACGCGCCTGGAGCTTACGACCACCGAAGCCCCCAAGCTTTCCAAGTTCGAAAGTCGCCCGACTGCCCATCACGACTGGGACTTCGATTCCTCCCCGAATAGCAAGATATACACGATGCCCATGCTCAACGACACCGACACTCAGTATCTGACCTGCTTTAACACCAACGGCTTGGTTCATGGAAACCGCCATATCGTCGATCGTAACTTGTGCAACACCGCCAACGGCAGAAATCACAGCATCACAATGGAACTTCAAAGACGGGCCTCCCAGAGTACATTCGAGCCCAGAAGCGCCTGGGGAATTGCCCACGAGACGATTCGCGAGTCGAAAGGAGTAAGAATCCATTGGACCGCCGGGAGGGATACCGATGTTCCAGTATCCAGTACGGCCTGGATAATCTTGAACCGTGGTCAAAGCCCCAGGATGAAGGACTtcaaaagaggaagagtggAACTGGAAGGAGTCCAAAGATTTCGTCGTATAGTCACCGGACCTGAACATGGGAGACGAAACAATCTGGCGGAGATACTCGAGGTTGGTTTGTAAGCCTTCAATACGAGTGGCTGCAAGGCCTGCGGCCAAGTTCTCGATAGCTTCTTCCCGATCAGACCCCGAGGCAATGAGCTTGGCCACCAGAGGATCGAAAGATGTCGTGATCTCGGTGCCAAGTTGGATCCAAGTATCGACACGAAGAGAGGAAGGGAATTCAAGAGTAGTGATACGACCAGCACAGGGGCGGAAAGATTGAAGGGGGCTTTCGGCATATACACGGACCTCAATCGAAGCGCCTGACATTTGGGGCTCGGTATCGAACAGGCGAGTTGCACTTCCGTCGGCAATGTTGATCATACACTccacaagatcaagaccagTTACTGACTCAGTCACAGGGTGCTCAACTTGTAGCCGAGTGTTCACTTCCAGGAAATAGAACTCCCTCGAATCGATATCATAGATGAACTCGACAGTACCGACGTTGCGATACTCAACCGATGAAGCCAACCGAATGGCAGCAGCTCGCATTTCCGCCCGAATTGACTCAGGGACCAAAACTGCGGGGCTttcttcaacaaccttctGATGGCGCCGTTGCAAAGAGCAGTCCCGTTCGCCAGCAGCAATGACACGACCTGTACCGTCTCCGAGGATTTGGACTTCAACGTGGCGAGCCCGTTGGATAAACCGTTCGATGAAAACGCCCCCGTTGCCGAAATTAGTTTCCGCTTGCCGTTGAACACTCTCGAACGTTGTGACTAGGCTCTGTCTGTCTTTGCAGTAGCTTAGACCGATACCGCCGCCGCCAGCAGTACTTTTCAGCATCAAGGGGAACCCGATTCGCTCGCTTTCTTTGACAGCTTCGTCCAGCGATCTGAGAAGGGTGTCACACCCTGGGACAACAGGGACGCCTGCTTCGACTGCAATAGAACGGGCACGATGCTTCAACCCGAGATCAGCCATTTGCTTTGGAGTTGGCCCAATCCATATTATGCCCCTCTCTTCGACGGCGGTAGCAAACTCGGCATTCTCGGAGAGGAAGCCGTAGCCAGGAATGATGGCATCAGCCGAGGATTGAGCAGCCAGCTTCAGTATCTGATCCATATCCAGATAAGTCTCAGATACTGAAGAGCCTTCAAGCTTGAGAGCGATATCAGCTTTGCTAACGTGCGCGGCGTCTGCGTCTATCTCAGAGTAGACGGCAACAGCTCGAAGACCCATTTTGTGTATCGTCTCGATGATGCGAACCGCGATCTCGCCACGATTGGCTACAAGAATTGTTGAGACAGCACGCTTACGAACTCCTTTTGTCAACGATTTGGTCTCCTCTTCGAGGGAAGCATGGTATGCTCGCCAGCCGCCGTGACTGGTGATATCGACAGCTTCATCGAAGCCGCAAGGCTCACATACGAACCCCTTTACCCAAGATCCGTCTTTGAGTTCGATTGAACCGATtgcaagaggaggaggaattgTGAGCATGAAGCTCGCCAGGGAGGTCTTGGGCAGGTTCCATATTTCGACCTCGATTTCTGCACCTTCATCGGTGGAGACTCGCTTCAGACCTGGCTTCTTGGGACCGATTGTTGTGTTGAGGGAGTACAGCCGATAGGACCATGATGTCTTGGTGGCACGGAGAAATCTTCCACCACGAGTCGCTACATCCTTGTTGAGAGGAAACCCAGTGAGATGCgcaccaacaacagcaatgGGGATGTAATTCGATGGGATCGATGATATTGAAGTGGGAGACTCACGAGCGCTTACACCGGTCGCACCCAGCAACCTTTGTTCGTCACCAAACCACTCGCGAGCCCAAGATAGAAGAAAGGATTCTTGCCAACGAGTCGAGATGAGCGTCACACCGAATGGAAGTCCATCTGGTCTAAAGCCAGCAGGGATAGAGAGCGCCGACCAATCCAGAAAGTTGACGAAATTGGTATAAGTACCCAAAATCGAGTTCTCCTCGACGGGGTTCTTgacgagctcatcaagagtGGGGAATGTTGGAGACGTGGGTACCAAGAGACCATCAAACCGAGCAAATTCCCTCTCGATTTGACGTGTAAGCTCCTGTCGAAGGTATTCACCCTCAAAGACATCTGCTGCTGAAAGGGTCTGAGCTCTGATGATAATCTTTCGCACGACAGGATCCATTTCTTCAGCAGCGGCACTCTCGATAAAGCCCCGAATGGCTTCGTACCGTTCTGCAACCCACGGCCCGTTATACAGGAGTCGCGCA
Protein-coding regions in this window:
- a CDS encoding hypothetical protein (EggNog:ENOG41~CAZy:GT1), encoding MKILLHSHFPAGHAYPMQAVAQSLIRRGHQVTWLTSASNEARVLAVGATFVPTSAIAIIDEPLIAANETGILDREYSRLQIRLLAQVTDYRRVLRDFKADVLLVDVMPYGARALCELGEVPVYATLGVIPMYMSSWGAPQAVSGEGPATSWVGLIWNHILHLISQWILLPLLLRPIINAQRRELGLKDLSYGEPIEAFTYSPYLHIQASSPSLEFKLLPKPPKQREHTKFVGPVVTQVPTSLAQLPPDWDEIVAHPRVVGITQGTLAMDPTSLIIPAIEALSDDPDLLLVVASPHVEEITSRIGEPPNVRFIRWIPYHLFLPQLCLLITNGGYGSITQALSHKVPLICAGQTEDKKDTAARVSWARAGIDLQTDNPSTEQVRTAARTILDDPGFVERAGHLGDELNELGGAERASELLEELVESRAR
- a CDS encoding hypothetical protein (EggNog:ENOG41), which translates into the protein MHFKVREIVLEIPTWVAVHGALEDKIVLAPRPGECHGPALDDQGPSPGSEDENQDEDENPLLDVDGDTGAAGKGDVDNDDHVEQLE
- a CDS encoding hypothetical protein (EggNog:ENOG41), with product MFKIRKIKNKLKIRRRLKKDAAAAANVTHEVIGLVSLERVISNAFVGAALEMNTLAASMGNMSVQQGPRGVDRGRHQSFFTLNPPQGNPFAAAGAAKYSWTAHLPSAFPLYPATSFTMDKAAKIKFKVRKFLAKIKVRRLLAKDANAADVTCSPRALVALESQLVRLCEICTVCLGLNGVQVNAYSVELAHSDELRLQRNRDFDG
- a CDS encoding hypothetical protein (EggNog:ENOG41); its protein translation is MTGIDTAMENLPNGSASPLTISQWKSAQIRGDGLDRLLSLVSSERAANPTTKAWISLASPEQIKAQWTALQTLTSDPTSLPLYGVPFAAKDNIDAEGFVTTAACPTFSSTPATSDATVIAKLKAAGAILIGKTNLDQFATGLVGTRSPYGAVPNSFDPSRVSGGSSSGSAVVVGRGIVPFSLGTDTAGSGRVPAGFNNIVGLKPTRGALSARGVLPACKTLDCVSIFTLTVSDAETVLSVAEGYDVQDPYSRARPNPENAPYDEFGGSASLTRPSLAICASLDWFGRDDHYPAYEKALVKAEALGWSLVPVDFSPLFRLARLLYNGPWVAERYEAIRGFIESAAAEEMDPVVRKIIIRAQTLSAADVFEGEYLRQELTRQIEREFARFDGLLVPTSPTFPTLDELVKNPVEENSILGTYTNFVNFLDWSALSIPAGFRPDGLPFGVTLISTRWQESFLLSWAREWFGDEQRLLGATGVSARESPTSISSIPSNYIPIAVVGAHLTGFPLNKDVATRGGRFLRATKTSWSYRLYSLNTTIGPKKPGLKRVSTDEGAEIEVEIWNLPKTSLASFMLTIPPPLAIGSIELKDGSWVKGFVCEPCGFDEAVDITSHGGWRAYHASLEEETKSLTKGVRKRAVSTILVANRGEIAVRIIETIHKMGLRAVAVYSEIDADAAHVSKADIALKLEGSSVSETYLDMDQILKLAAQSSADAIIPGYGFLSENAEFATAVEERGIIWIGPTPKQMADLGLKHRARSIAVEAGVPVVPGCDTLLRSLDEAVKESERIGFPLMLKSTAGGGGIGLSYCKDRQSLVTTFESVQRQAETNFGNGGVFIERFIQRARHVEVQILGDGTGRVIAAGERDCSLQRRHQKVVEESPAVLVPESIRAEMRAAAIRLASSVEYRNVGTVEFIYDIDSREFYFLEVNTRLQVEHPVTESVTGLDLVECMINIADGSATRLFDTEPQMSGASIEVRVYAESPLQSFRPCAGRITTLEFPSSLRVDTWIQLGTEITTSFDPLVAKLIASGSDREEAIENLAAGLAATRIEGLQTNLEYLRQIVSSPMFRSGDYTTKSLDSFQFHSSSFEVLHPGALTTVQDYPGRTGYWNIGIPPGGPMDSYSFRLANRLVGNSPGASGLECTLGGPSLKFHCDAVISAVGGVAQVTIDDMAVSMNQAVGVKAGQILSVGVVEHGHRVYLAIRGGIEVPVVMGSRATFELGKLGGFGGRKLQARDILAIGPADPLVSEAQAISPVPVPTHPKASWTVRVIPGPHGAPDYFTPESVKALYLSNWKVHHNSNRLGVRLTGPQPEWSRRSGGEAGLHPSNIHDAPYSIGSVSFTGDEAVVLGCDGPSLGGFVVLCVVCSADLWKMGQVRPGDTIRFDPIDVATAIGLERKLDEAIEKLSPLEALDCVPFDEVSLAQKLGSIPAAVGAIDHDGQRITIRQAGDRAFLLEFGDAFAFNLRHNFEISAFCENHEKNPITGVEELTPGVFSLHVTYTRCLSPDLMLSRLADHIRSYKVLSQVPSRSVCLPIAFDDSVSRAAIERYTATIRPNAPWLPSNIDFLQKLNGISDLTKVLGAAEFVVLGLGDVFMGSPCAIPLDPRDRLFGTKYNPSRSFTPRGAVGIGGQYMCIYATDSPGGYQLVGRTVEIWDADFVDTEAWFFRRFDRITFYPVTEAALDGTPRSELVQISDGVLDLEQYEMWLTTNKEDIAAAADQQARAISNAPFVDELLLPYQVESVVNGHSPSLDSSGLHGERVKATMPGRCYKVMVKEGTVVEKGDVLVCIESSKMEIEIRSPVGGKCLVVLVQMGDLIDVEDDLVVIDFGNSV